One stretch of Oncorhynchus tshawytscha isolate Ot180627B linkage group LG19, Otsh_v2.0, whole genome shotgun sequence DNA includes these proteins:
- the LOC112218201 gene encoding troponin I, fast skeletal muscle isoform X1, whose translation MEVRLWLEFQQLAEPLVWSGTPFQFHKEKCRVLLTHHRNPLKPPEHFSCLSQSQACVLLDRQLSLIDPFGKKQESKMSEKKMSSSRKHHLKSVMLQIAKDLLEAEAIEAVEEKKRYMDESCPALDLPGSLVELQEMCKTIHHQLDKVDEERYDLAGKVGKCDKEIDDLRIKVVEIQGIKKPALKKVRMSADAMLQALLGSKHKVTMDLRSNLKQVKKEVKEDDKDTVGDWRKNIDDKAGMDGRKKMFEAA comes from the exons ATGGAGGTTAGGTTGTGGCTAGAGTTTCAGCAGCTTGCTGAACCATTGGTCTGGAGTGGGACTCCGTTCCAATTTCATAAAGAGAAATGCAGAGTTTTGCTGACCCATCATAGAAACCCATTAAAACCCCCAGAGCATTTCAGTTGCCTGTCCCAGTCCCAAGCGTGCGTCCTGCTTGATCGCCAGCTCTCTCTAATAG ACCCCTTTGGAAAGAAACAAGAGTCCAAGATGTCTGA GAAAAAAATGTCATCGAGCCGCAAGCATCATCTGAAG AGCGTGATGCTCCAGATTGCTAAGGACTTGCTGGAGGCAGAGGCCATAgaggcagtggaagagaaaaaaagGTACATGGATGAGAGCTGCCCCGCATTGGACCTGCCTGGGTCATTGGTGGAACTGCAG GAAATGTGCAAGACAATCCATCACCAGCTTGATAAAGTGGATGAGGAGAGATACGACCTTGCAGGCAAAGTGGGCAAGTGTGACAAAGAG ATTGATGATTTGAGGATTAAAGTGGTTGAGATCCAGGGCATTAAGAAGCCAGCCCTGAAGAAAGTGCGTATGTCTGCTGATGCTATGCTCCAGGCTCTGCTGGGCTCCAAGCACAAGGTGACCATGGATCTGAGATCCAACCTGAAACAAGTGAAGAAGGAAGTCAAAGAGGAT GACAAAGACACAGTTGGTGACTGGCGTAAGAACATTGACGACAAGGCCGGCATGGACGGCAGGAAGAAGATGTTTGAGGCCGCATAA
- the LOC112218201 gene encoding troponin I, fast skeletal muscle isoform X2, which yields MTGFQQLHQLSRSGLALLFLFGNPAISCTHPFGKKQESKMSEKKMSSSRKHHLKSVMLQIAKDLLEAEAIEAVEEKKRYMDESCPALDLPGSLVELQEMCKTIHHQLDKVDEERYDLAGKVGKCDKEIDDLRIKVVEIQGIKKPALKKVRMSADAMLQALLGSKHKVTMDLRSNLKQVKKEVKEDDKDTVGDWRKNIDDKAGMDGRKKMFEAA from the exons ATGACAGGATTTCAGCAACTCCACCAGCTCTCCCGTTCTGGATTAGCACTACTTTTTCTATTTGGAAACCCTGCAATCAGCTGCACAC ACCCCTTTGGAAAGAAACAAGAGTCCAAGATGTCTGA GAAAAAAATGTCATCGAGCCGCAAGCATCATCTGAAG AGCGTGATGCTCCAGATTGCTAAGGACTTGCTGGAGGCAGAGGCCATAgaggcagtggaagagaaaaaaagGTACATGGATGAGAGCTGCCCCGCATTGGACCTGCCTGGGTCATTGGTGGAACTGCAG GAAATGTGCAAGACAATCCATCACCAGCTTGATAAAGTGGATGAGGAGAGATACGACCTTGCAGGCAAAGTGGGCAAGTGTGACAAAGAG ATTGATGATTTGAGGATTAAAGTGGTTGAGATCCAGGGCATTAAGAAGCCAGCCCTGAAGAAAGTGCGTATGTCTGCTGATGCTATGCTCCAGGCTCTGCTGGGCTCCAAGCACAAGGTGACCATGGATCTGAGATCCAACCTGAAACAAGTGAAGAAGGAAGTCAAAGAGGAT GACAAAGACACAGTTGGTGACTGGCGTAAGAACATTGACGACAAGGCCGGCATGGACGGCAGGAAGAAGATGTTTGAGGCCGCATAA
- the LOC112218201 gene encoding troponin I, fast skeletal muscle isoform X3, protein MSEKKMSSSRKHHLKSVMLQIAKDLLEAEAIEAVEEKKRYMDESCPALDLPGSLVELQEMCKTIHHQLDKVDEERYDLAGKVGKCDKEIDDLRIKVVEIQGIKKPALKKVRMSADAMLQALLGSKHKVTMDLRSNLKQVKKEVKEDDKDTVGDWRKNIDDKAGMDGRKKMFEAA, encoded by the exons ATGTCTGA GAAAAAAATGTCATCGAGCCGCAAGCATCATCTGAAG AGCGTGATGCTCCAGATTGCTAAGGACTTGCTGGAGGCAGAGGCCATAgaggcagtggaagagaaaaaaagGTACATGGATGAGAGCTGCCCCGCATTGGACCTGCCTGGGTCATTGGTGGAACTGCAG GAAATGTGCAAGACAATCCATCACCAGCTTGATAAAGTGGATGAGGAGAGATACGACCTTGCAGGCAAAGTGGGCAAGTGTGACAAAGAG ATTGATGATTTGAGGATTAAAGTGGTTGAGATCCAGGGCATTAAGAAGCCAGCCCTGAAGAAAGTGCGTATGTCTGCTGATGCTATGCTCCAGGCTCTGCTGGGCTCCAAGCACAAGGTGACCATGGATCTGAGATCCAACCTGAAACAAGTGAAGAAGGAAGTCAAAGAGGAT GACAAAGACACAGTTGGTGACTGGCGTAAGAACATTGACGACAAGGCCGGCATGGACGGCAGGAAGAAGATGTTTGAGGCCGCATAA
- the tnni2a.2 gene encoding troponin I type 2a (skeletal, fast), tandem duplicate 2 isoform X1, with amino-acid sequence MTPPRRHQTLKMADKKGNVSSSRKHTLKSCMLAVAKDLLEAEALEKVKERERYMEENCPPLEMSHSKDDLVDLCTKMYDKINVIDEERYNLEYKAVMVCNEVIDLNIKIVDMRGKFKKPALKKVRMSADAMLQALLGSKHKVTMDLRSNLKQVKKDEKKEDKDLRDVGDWRKNIDDKAGMDGRKKMFQGDS; translated from the exons ATGACGCCTCCGAG AAGACACCAAACACTTAAGATGGCTGA CAAGAAAGGCAATGTGTCCTCAAGCCGTAAGCATACTCTGAAG AGTTGTATGCTGGCAGTTGCTAAGGATTTGCTCGAAGCTGAAGCATTAGAGAAAGTTAAAGAGCGGGAGAGATACATGGAAGAGAACTGCCCCCCTCTGGAGATGTCCCACTCCAAGGATGATTTGGTG GACCTTTGCACAAAGATGTACGACAAAATTAATGTGATTGATGAGGAGAGATACAACTTAGAATACAAAGCAGTCATGGTTTGCAATGAG GTTATAGACCTAAACATAAAAATCGTTGACATGAGGGGCAAGTTCAAGAAGCCAGCCCTGAAGAAAGTGCGTATGTCTGCTGATGCTATGCTCCAGGCTCTGCTGGGCTCCAAGCACAAGGTGACCATGGATCTGAGATCCAACCTGAAACAAGTGAAGAAGGACGAGAAGAAAGAG GATAAGGATTTGCGTGACGTTGGTGACTGGCGTAAGAACATTGACGACAAGGCAGGCATGGACGGCAGGAAGAAGATGTTTCAGGGAGATTCTTAG
- the tnni2a.2 gene encoding troponin I type 2a (skeletal, fast), tandem duplicate 2 isoform X2, with protein MADKKGNVSSSRKHTLKSCMLAVAKDLLEAEALEKVKERERYMEENCPPLEMSHSKDDLVDLCTKMYDKINVIDEERYNLEYKAVMVCNEVIDLNIKIVDMRGKFKKPALKKVRMSADAMLQALLGSKHKVTMDLRSNLKQVKKDEKKEDKDLRDVGDWRKNIDDKAGMDGRKKMFQGDS; from the exons ATGGCTGA CAAGAAAGGCAATGTGTCCTCAAGCCGTAAGCATACTCTGAAG AGTTGTATGCTGGCAGTTGCTAAGGATTTGCTCGAAGCTGAAGCATTAGAGAAAGTTAAAGAGCGGGAGAGATACATGGAAGAGAACTGCCCCCCTCTGGAGATGTCCCACTCCAAGGATGATTTGGTG GACCTTTGCACAAAGATGTACGACAAAATTAATGTGATTGATGAGGAGAGATACAACTTAGAATACAAAGCAGTCATGGTTTGCAATGAG GTTATAGACCTAAACATAAAAATCGTTGACATGAGGGGCAAGTTCAAGAAGCCAGCCCTGAAGAAAGTGCGTATGTCTGCTGATGCTATGCTCCAGGCTCTGCTGGGCTCCAAGCACAAGGTGACCATGGATCTGAGATCCAACCTGAAACAAGTGAAGAAGGACGAGAAGAAAGAG GATAAGGATTTGCGTGACGTTGGTGACTGGCGTAAGAACATTGACGACAAGGCAGGCATGGACGGCAGGAAGAAGATGTTTCAGGGAGATTCTTAG
- the tnni2a.2 gene encoding troponin I type 2a (skeletal, fast), tandem duplicate 2 isoform X3 — protein sequence MLAVAKDLLEAEALEKVKERERYMEENCPPLEMSHSKDDLVDLCTKMYDKINVIDEERYNLEYKAVMVCNEVIDLNIKIVDMRGKFKKPALKKVRMSADAMLQALLGSKHKVTMDLRSNLKQVKKDEKKEDKDLRDVGDWRKNIDDKAGMDGRKKMFQGDS from the exons ATGCTGGCAGTTGCTAAGGATTTGCTCGAAGCTGAAGCATTAGAGAAAGTTAAAGAGCGGGAGAGATACATGGAAGAGAACTGCCCCCCTCTGGAGATGTCCCACTCCAAGGATGATTTGGTG GACCTTTGCACAAAGATGTACGACAAAATTAATGTGATTGATGAGGAGAGATACAACTTAGAATACAAAGCAGTCATGGTTTGCAATGAG GTTATAGACCTAAACATAAAAATCGTTGACATGAGGGGCAAGTTCAAGAAGCCAGCCCTGAAGAAAGTGCGTATGTCTGCTGATGCTATGCTCCAGGCTCTGCTGGGCTCCAAGCACAAGGTGACCATGGATCTGAGATCCAACCTGAAACAAGTGAAGAAGGACGAGAAGAAAGAG GATAAGGATTTGCGTGACGTTGGTGACTGGCGTAAGAACATTGACGACAAGGCAGGCATGGACGGCAGGAAGAAGATGTTTCAGGGAGATTCTTAG